TGCAGCTGAAAAGTTGAAGCATTGGTCCTTTCTATTCAGCGCCCACTGCCGCAGTGGCGTCGCAGCAAGCGACAGTGCTACACCCCCCTGGCTCTGCGGCCACGGTCTGCCTCGGTCAATGCCGAACCGTCCCAGGGCTGCGTTTTGCAGCCACACTATTGTCGAGCCCTGAAGCAAATCAAAGGCACCCTCGCCTGGGGGAGGGCGGCCTGTGATTGGAGCgactgggggggggtgggtgtgGCAGCGAATTGACAATTCAGGCAGCCGCAGCGGAGAGCACAATTCTGCAGCTGCTGAAAACTCAcctttcctcctctttctctctctctctccttgaacCCCCTGCGTGCTGAGAAGCCTACCTCCAACCCCGGCGGTATTCTTCATCTCCCGGCAGCACCAGCCGTTGGCAGGCGGAATCCAGCTCCTGGCAGCCATCCCCCATGCTCTAGCATCATCCATCCCCAACAGCATCCAGGCCTTTGCtgtctcgcccccccccccccatgggacaGCTGCCAACATGAGCACCGATGCCAGCCACCTGCCTGCGGGATCCCAGGAGGCGAGCGGGGCTCTGTGGACTCCATCCAGCTGGATGGCTTCCGACGTCCCTCCCAACGCCAGCACCTCCTTGGCCCAGCCGGATCAGTGGCAAAgggtggaggagtggggtggCACTACCGGAGAGATTGCAGGCACGGTCGCGATCCAGTGTATCTACGCCCTGGTGTGCCTGCTGGGGCTTCTCGGCAACTCACTGGTGATCTTTGTCATCCTGCGCTACGCCAAGATGAAGACGGCCACCAACATTTACCTGCTCAACCTGGCCATCGCCGACGAGCTTCTCATGCTTAGCATCCCCTTCGTGGCGACCTCGGCTGCGCTGCACCACTGGCCCTTCGGCCGGGCCCTGTGCCGCACCGTGCTGGGCGTGGACGGGCTCAACATGTTCACCAGCGTCTTCTGCCTGACCGTGCTCAGCCTGGACCGCTACATCGCTGTGGTGCATCCACTGCGGGCAGCCACCTACCGCCGGCCCAGGGTGGCCAAGATGGTCAACGGAGGGGTCTGGCTGCTCTCGCTTCTGGTGGCCTCGCCCATCCCCATCTTCGCCGGCACAGCGGCCACGCACGATGGCCGAGCGGTGGCCTGCAACCTGCTGTGGCCTAGTCCGGCCTGGTCAGCTGCCTTTGTGGTCTACACGACCTTGCTGGGCTTCCTGCTGCCGGTGCTGGCCATGGGCTTCTGCTACCTGCTGATTGTGGGCAAGATGCGGGCGGTGGCTCAGCGGGTGGGCTGGCAGCAGCGGCGGCGCTCGGAGGGGAAGCTGACCCGGCTGGTGTTGATCGTGGTGGCCATGTTTGTGGTGTGCTGGATGCCCTTTTATGTGGTTCAGCTGGTGAACCTGCTGCTGCCCGGCCACCTGGATGCCACGGTGAACAATGCCTCTCTCATCCTCAGCTACTCCAACAGCTGCGCCAACCCCATCCTTTACGGCTTCCTCTCGGAGAACTTCAGGCACTCCTTCCACGGGGTGCTGCGGCGATGCTGCGACGccagcttctgctgctgctgccacccggACCTGGGTGCcgctgaggaggaagaggaggaggagccgctAGATTACTGTGCCATCCCCAAGGGGGAGGAGACGAGCAAGGGCTGCATGTGCCCATCTTTGCATTGCCAGCGGGAGCCGGTGCACCCTGAGCCCTGCTGTACTCCTGGCACCCTCCTTGCAAAGACGACCACCTTCTAGATGGCCTGtgtcttcctcctctgccttctgaaagggtgcctcctcctggctcggcCCCTGCCTTGGCAGGACCAGCATCTTGCAATGAGCACCATTGCCCTGCCGCTGCATCTCACCCTTCAGAAACAGATGAACGGGGTAAAGAAGCCTGCGTAAGTCCTCGGCGTGAGGGCCAGTTGCTTCTAGGTTGGCTCCTGCCTTTGGGTTGCGGCTGGGATGGGGCTTGTATGGGTGCTGGGTAAGCTGGGTGAGAGACCTGCACCTGCTTTTTTCTCTTTGGGTGGCTGGGCTTGTGTCTTGATCGATTCCTTCTGTAGCCTGAGCAGTCCCTTGCCACTGAGACCATGGGGACGGTGCTTGGAGTAAGGTGCCACGCAAGGTGGCAAAGGGAAATGAGGATTCTCTTAGCCCCTCCCATCCCAGGCATTTGCTCACAGAGCAGGAGTTCTCTGTTGGCCTTCTCTGACATGGGCTGTTTCCTatgaggggagggatagttcagtggtttgggcatcggcctgttaaacccagggttgtgagctcaattcttgagggggccatctggagcaaaaatctgtcagtgACAATACTTGGTCCAGCCTGTGacctttccagctctatgagataggtatattattaaaaaatacatatataactGAATGCcaacattactttaaaaatatttttgatttacttggggactggtcctgttttgagcagggggttggactagatgacctcctgaggtcccttccagccctgatagtctatgattctatgtttctatgagcCTGGCTCAGCACAAGGGGCTAGGGATATGATACAGGTTAATGGTCAGCATTGGGACCACATCCTGCGCCTGATGACTTCAGGAGGAGTTTTTCTTCTGATCTCGCTCAGCCCTTCTAAGGCCAGGCTGGTAATTAAAATGCaagaaagagagcgagagaacGTATCTTCTTTAATCTTTTGTGACCAGTGTTCGGAAGGGGATGCACAATCCTTAGCAATTTATGACTACATTTTCAGAAgggcacaactcccattaaaaacAAAGGGGGCTGTGGGGTCCTTTTGAAAGTCCACCCATTAACCTAATAAAGTGTCTCTAAAGGGAAAACAGTACCCTAGTTTGCAGAAAGTACAATGAGTGACAGTAACCTAACCCCAAAATATTGATTTCAGGCTCAGCCTAGCTCCGATGCAGTGAATGAGAATTTTCCCATTGACATGAGCATAAACAGAATCCAGACTTTTTAAATGCTTGAGGTTCTTTTAGATCCTTAGAAAGAGCAGTGGTGGGTAGGACTGAGCTGTAGTTGTGCCATGAATGATCTGATCTGTAATTGTGTCACGGAAAAATAAAAAGCCATCATGTTGGCCTGTAACGCTGTTATTATTATCCCTGACTATTACATTATggggatggttttgttttttaaacaaacagcctTCACAGCATACAAGATCTTTAGGCATAAAAAGTGGAAAGCTACAGTCTAAAATGTATCCTGGTGAATCAGTAATAAATCCTAACCATGAACCAACTCCAAAAGTTTGTAGTCAGGAGTTTTGTTCCATCCTCCATGGAATTCCTGCATTTTAGGGGCTCAAATGCACTTGTTCTCATTTGGCTTTCCTTAAAATTCTTGCCATACCTAAAAACACTGTCTCCTGGAAGTCACTGAGCGTGATGTCCTGCCATGTTCTTGAGCTGCCCGTTCATACCCTTAGAGATTGCTCCAAGTGCTCCAGCAATCACTGGAATCATCGTTGTCCGCGTTTCCCATAATCGTTCCACTTTGTGGCATAGCTCTGCATAGTACTTCACTGTCGTCTCGTCTTGTTTCCTTTTTATGCTTCAGTCTGCTGGGATGGCAACATCCATCAACATGGTCCCATTAGTCTTCTTTCCTACAACAACTCATTACTGTTAATTATTAtcattaccatagcacctagttAGAGACCAGGACTCTGTTGCACTagaaacccagaacaaaaagacagtctcagagctcacaatctaagtagTCACATGGACACTGGAGCCCACTTTAATCCTCATCACTCTCAGTTGACAAAGGAGTACAAGAATCGGAGGTGGACAGGTTTATCTGAGATGCTTCCAATTTGGGCCCCCACCATGCCTGTGCTTACCGTTCTGCACTGCGAGTAGTCCCGTTGTCAGTCGATGAGACAGCTCGCAGGGTGGATAAACAGGTGCTTCTATCTTTTCAAGATCAGGACGTTGGGAGCCATAGCGGTCCTGGGAAGATTTATGTAAGGGATTCCATCTGCTGGATACGCCCTGTAAAATGGCATTAAGTGACTCCTGTCCTCTGGCTAACCACTGCACTATCTTGGCAGCTCGTCATGGGGCTGGTTCTCCTGGCTCTTCGCTTTGTGCAGTCCTTTCCACCAGTGTGATGTGCCCCTAGCGTTCTGATCCGGTTACATGTCGCACCCATTTTGCCTTCATGTAAAGGACGGCACCTGATGCAGGAGACTCAGGCCCCACAAACGCTTGCACAACAACCGCCGGTGCTGGTTTCCCAGAGCTGCTGATTACTCTCTAACTACATCACTGCCAGTTGAGGTACAGGCAAAGGTTATGTTCCCAAAGGACAACCCTGTGCTGCCCTTTTGACTTTGACAACTGTTACACTGTTCTTAATTTTCAGTTGCACATGAGGGAGGCAAAGGGATCTTGGCCTGGGAGAGTTCTTTAATAACATTTCAATTATGCTCAAGCAATAAAAAGTACAAAGCTAATTTCTGGGTGTGCTGGGATATTGCCGTGCCTTGGGTGTGTACAATAACAATCAGCCCCATGACTACAAATGTTCCCAACATCGAAACACGCCCTTCTCTCCCTTGCCGCTCACAGGAGCCTTGGCACTGCATGTAACTCAGGATATTGTCAAATCTCAAGAGTGCTTTAGTTAAGTGTCTTCGATTCAGAGAGCTAAGGCCAGAATGGTCACCTAATCTGACCCCTGTAGCCATAGAACATCACCCAGTGAGTCCTACATCAAACCCAGCATTGCAGGATGAACTAGATTAGAGTGCATCTTGTAGAAAGACGCCCGgtattgatttaaagactccaagtggtGGCGAATTTGCCACATCCCTTTGCAACatgtcccagtggttaattaccctccctgatAAAAAcatgcatcttatttccagtctgactgaGTTAGGATGATAACATTAAGAAAAATCCCACTGGATGGCTTCTTATAGGGGTGGCTATAGAGTAGGTTTTTGTTTCTGTCGtgacttttttcatttaaaacacctgtggctattaattgatttttttccattgtttttctGCTATAAAAATGATTCACAGTAGAAGGGTCAGAGGAAATAGCAGAAAAGGCGTGTTTGGGGGACTTTTACTATTATTAATTTAAGGGGGGTCCTTTTTCTTAATTTTTCGGTTAGTTCAGATAcattggatgggattttcagaagcactcagtgttggcctatGGCTTTATCTGTACTAGAAAGTTGTGCCTCTTAACTATGCTGGTATAGGGCTAGTGTTATACTGGTATGGTTAAAGTGggacaaccacacacacactggtacAAGGTGAGGATGGGGAATAAACTGTATTAATGTAAAGCATCTTTATTCCAGCATAATTGTATCCTCCTTAAAGCTTGTACCAGTATAAGTGTATCAGGAAAAAATATCACACCCCTAACCATCATATTTATACCAGTCTAACTTTCATATATAGAGCAgacctaactctgttcccatttgGTAAAACTCctctttatttcaatgggagcagtgtgaggccgtgtctacactacagttgcTACAATGGCACAGGTCTGGCACCGCAGCGATGCGCCGCTGTAGTGCCATAGTGTAGGTGATTCCTACAGCACcaaaaggggtttttccatcccTGTACGTAATCTACCTCCCTGAGCGTTGGTAGCTAGgttgaaggaagaattcttccattgacctatcCACGTCTACACCAGGGGTGAGGTCAGCCTGGCCATGTACTCAATGGtgggaatttttcacacccctgagcaccatagctatgtcaacgtaacttttaagtgtagatcaggccttagaccaggggtagacaaacattttggcccaagggccacatctgggtatggaagttgtatggcgggccatgaatgcacatgaaattgggggttgggatgcaggaggaggtgaggactctggctgggggtgcgggctctggagtggggctggggatgaggggtttgaggtgtaggagggtgctccaggccaGGACCAAGATGTTCGGAGgatgggaaggggatcagggctggggcacggggttggggcgtgggctcaggggtgcaggctccaggcggtgcttacctcaagcacctcccggaagcagcggcgtgtcccccctccagctcatacgtggaggcgcggccagacggctctgcacgctgccccatccgcaggtgccacccctgcagctcccattggccgtggttcctggccaatgggagctgcgggggcgccACTTGGGACGGGGGCAGTGTATGGAGCCCTCTgtctgcccctatgcgtaggagccggagcggggacaTAGCGCTGCTTCTGTGAGCCATGCGGAGCCATGGCAcatgtggagcagggcaagcccccgctacccagctggagcgccagagcgggaCAAGCaatggaccctgctccccagcggtagctcaagggccggattaaaacgtttgaagggctggatgcggcccccaggccatagtttgtccacccctgccttagaccaACACTGACTGCTTTTGAACATCCCACCCGAGGCTTAGGGACTCTGGACCAGCCTATATCCTGGGGAAGAACGTTACTGTTGGTGTTCAGAAGTTTCTCTGGCCTTCCCTTTCTGTTAAGGACGTTAACCTAGTTACAAAGCCTGGATTCACCGGAGAAGGGGACAATGTTCAATTTGAACATTTAACATGGGGACAGAGGAACTGTGCATGTGGTATCTTCCATTTGCttttattaaacaattaaaaGTGGCCTGTCCCAAATGAAGGACTTGGAAGTCTGGACCAGACTGGTAGCTTCGCTTTGTAAAAGTCTGGATCAGTTTCCCCATGAATCACCAGGTTTCAATGAAGCTTCATTTCTCTAGCTTGGTTATTTTTGGCacttaaaaatcaaaattcaaaaaCTCAAGTGTTGGGTATTTAATGCCTCCTGATTTTCCCTGTTATTCAACCTCCCGGGTCATTTACCCCAAGACAAAGCGAATGCTAAACGCTACCAAATCAGAGAGGTAGCATTATGCAACTGCTTTGCACCTACTTTGCACGcaccttgcactggtgtaaacgaTTGCACAAGGAGCAAAGTGACAAGGTGCAAGATCAAGACCGTACAGCTGGCAGTGTGACCAGGACATGAATTCCACTGGAAGTCCCTCTAGAGGAATCTATTTCCTAGGGGTGGGGAGTTGGTTCTCAGTGTTGTTTACTTTATAAGTATgtggttggggggaaggggaggtcaTGGCAGCATGTTCTCCTCTCCATTACTGGTTAGCATATCTCCTCTCTATGACTGGTGAGCTCTGCTAACTGGTGTGTGGATGCTAACAAGGGGAGGGGCACTCCCTCCACAGGCTTCCCTCCCCGCATGAGGTAGGCCACACCCTAGCAAGCTCCAACAGGGAGCAGTCACTGTGTTTATCTGCAATTACCCGGCCCCTGTACCAAGACTCCTTACGCTTTCTCCCCAGATTGCACTACTAGGAATTTGTGCTGGAGCTCCCTAGTGCACAGAAAGAACATGCCTGTTGCTACACGCTTCCAATGGAGGCACCATACTGCCCACTGAgagcctgggagcagagctgaccGGTGCATGGAGGGCAGGGGAACAAGGAGGATGGGTccacctcctctccatcccttTAGGACATCAGAGGGTGCATAGAGGCAGCAGCCTCTGCCCCACTGTCACAGGCGTGCGGGCAGGGCACTTAAACGAGATGGAAAGTTCCTTGTGTGCATCTCCTCCACGGGCCGCGGAAAGAGCCTGGCAACATCCGGCCCTTCAATTACATTCTGCTTCACCCTGAACAGTTAAAACACTATTTGATGGCTCTCCCGCTGTCTGCAGACGGGCGAGCTGGCTGACCCAGCAGCCCAGGGCAAAGCTCAAAAGGCagagggagaaaaggggaggaTCAGGGGGAAGCGTTCACCCACAGCTGGATCTTCCGAGAGTTCATTCCAAGGAAGTTTAAACCCTGACCTGACTTTGCCGTCCAAGATCTCCCAGACGTAAATCAGGGTGGGGTGAATCATCTGGAAGCCATATTCAAGGGATGACATCAGTGACAGGTGGGGTATTTGTAGGGCTGGAATTCATCATATCACACTAAGTCCTACTTCCCTTACTCATAGGAATTGTCCCCTGGGTCTCCCGGACTCCAGCGAGCCTCCTGATGTAGGGTTGAGTCTCTCATATGCCACCCAAAGGGAAACACTTGGCTGCACTGTCAGATGTAAACTTTTGGGGTTGTTTTAAAACATAACCATATTATTTATGGGCATACATTGAAGCAGCTCTAGGGGAAACATCTGTATTTCATTTACTTGTCGCTGCTTTGAATAAAAATTGAAGTGGACGTACATAACGTAAACCTCTTAGAATAATGAAAGCTTGATTCCCAGTTGCTCCTTTCCTGCACGGAGGGGTGAGGGAGGCAGAGATGAAGAGAGGGGATTAAGTGGCTTTAAGTATATTCTGGGGCGGTGCAGGGCTCTGCCTGCCCGTTGTTATAAGTCAGAGTAGCCTCAGGGTGGCTCTAATTTACACACTGCTTCCCATGGCTCTCGTTAGCGCTGAGATTCAATGAACAGCCATAGTGCCGGCCAGTCCAGCCACGCCCCGATCTATCTCCCGTGCTGGGACCTGGAAGCCAGGCAGGGGTAGAGCACTTCACCAGCCTTTCACTGGCCAGGTATTCTCAGAGGGCCATTTTCATCCCTTTGAGGTTCCTTCACGTTACAGTGGTTTTAGTGTCACTGAGAATCATGCCCTGAGACTTTAAAAGCCTGTGAGTAATAAGGGGACATGGCCAAAAAGTCTCTGTGAAAGGACCGTTATTAAAATGGCCAAGGATGGGTACTGTAGGTGCTGCAGCAAGAGTTGGCAATCAACTCTTAGAAAACCAGAGGGGCAAACCCTGCTCTCTGTTACATCGTTACCTTCCAAGGAGTTGGACCTATGCAGCTGGGGGCAGACAGGAGTGTTTGGGCTCAAATCCTGGGAAAGTGAGCAGAGCCGAGaaaaaataactaaaatgtaactcctgcacccaaacacaAGCCCCTCGATGCATGGGCCTGGGGAACAGAACCAAGGGCACTTCCTGATGATGTCAGGGTTCTGATCCATCAGCCTTGATTTACAGTAAGGTAGGATTCCCTTTCATTTCCTGGTTCTGGGACTTTTGTTGCTGTGTTGGTTTAGCgaaagaaagggggtgggggaaccacAATAAAATTGCCAGTAGTTTGCAAGCTCCTTGAGTTGCACCTATGTGGACTGGCTCCACAACGTAGTTACTGCCCTTGAATAAGGTGACCAGTTCCTAACCATCCTTGACTGAGATCACTGGAATCCAGCCACCCTGGATGGAAGCTTTGCAAAACCAGCCACCCTTGACCCAAACCTCCTGACCACCCATGGGTAGTGGGCCACCCCTTCATCTTTTATTGTCACTCTTCTCTCtcgggggtgaaatcctggccccaaggACGTGAATGGCCaaacccccactgacttcaatggggccaaggtTTCACCCATCACCTTTTAATTGCATTTTCTCACCAAAGAAAATGCTTCTGGCAACCTTTCCTCCCCTCACCTTGATCCCTCCCCGTTTTGTCATAACATATATGCCCATAAGACACTCTGTTCCCTGCAGAAGTCAGTAAAACTAGGATACTAGGCCGGACATTTCTTCTGTGATTATTTTTATTCGTGCAGCACTTTTCattctcaaagcactgtacaaggATTAATCAATCCTCACAACCCTCCTGAGAGGAAGGTAATTTTAGCCctgttgtacagatggggaaagtggagCACAGAGAGTTTAAAGAGATGTGGCAAAGTCACACAAAGCGAGTCTCCAGGCCTCCCCACCCTCAGTCTTGTGTTTAATGCACCAGCGCCACAGTTTCTGACCAGATTCTCTTCCCCCCTGTGCAGCACTCAAAAGTACCTGAAaactttttgctgaaactttctatAAACAAACTCACCcctgggctgggaatgggagtaAATTCAGCCCCAAAGGAATGTATTTGTCAAATTTATGAGCAACTGGAAAAGGAGGATTATAGCAGGAGCTGCATTTCAACTTTCACAGGTGCCACTAAAGCTGATTTTATCTGCAGTAACGTACAAACGTTAGGCCCAATCCTTGCTCATGTTGAACGCCCATTCAAGTCAACAGGATTTGGATAAAGACACATGGCCAAATTGTCTCAGCCCCAGGAAACTCCCAGAGGGTCAAATCCTGTTCGTACTCACaaaaatccactgacttcaaaggagtttTGTACGTGTGGATAGAGAGATATTTCAGTGGAGTGATACAAAGGATAAATTTGGCCCTACGTAGCTATCACTTTATTTCTATTTCGTTAACATTGATCTTTTAATGTTAATCTTGTTCTCCATTATTTACAGTCTACTATCACTGATAATAATCACACTTGCGAAATAGTCACAAAAGAAcgtttggcctgattttcaaaggtgctggaaCTTGCCACGCTCATGGACTGCAATGGGATCTGTGGGAGCTGGGCACTTCTGATAATCTGGCCAGTAACGAAATCATTCTTGGTTAAGGAAAGATCAGCATCTGCTGTTATTCAGGGAGGTCGTGGGGAGAGGAGCGAAAGAACATTTCATTACCACATTTTCTACAAACCAGGTTTGTCAAGCTTTATTTGTATGCCTGTGAAATCACAAAGTGATTATGCATTGCATAGGGTACagttccaataaataaataactatttACAAATGTGCCGCATTTACAAAACTGTGGATTGAACCATTTACAGTAAGAAAGCTAGATTTCATGTAACacatttcttcttctctttctttttttcaaaagttgAAATGTACTTTGATCATTCTGAcatatcaggaaaaaaataataccaTGTGATAGCAGTCTCACTTTGTATGTACCTACAGTTATTTTCACCCAAAAAGAGGAAGATTAGaaaaatcaagtatcagggggtagccatgttagtctgtatctacaaaaacaacaaggagtctggtggcaccttaaagactaacagatttatttgggcataagctttcgtgggtaaaaacctcacttcttcagatgcatgattTTTTTGTAGAAAAATCAAGTTTCTCAATCTCTTAACAGTAAACTTTCTTAAATACAACCAGCTGGTAGCCTGCATGCTTCTTTATCAATCAGTTCATTTGCAAGCCATCACCTATATGTCTGGGTTTGCTATCCCAGAATTGTAAAATGTACTGCTAGAAAACAGCACTGCTGTATATCAATATTTCATAGGCACGGGACCTTATCCGGTAGAGCTCAATCATGCTCCTCTTGAAGCCAATGTCAAAGCTTCCATTGGCTTAATAGAAGTAGAAAAAGGCCCTTAGAGTCCTCTCAGCATTTGGGCTTATTTTCTCCCACAATCTCATGAAGGTTGTACTACCCGATTCCTTTGAACACTGGTCTGACCCTAGGCTTTTATAACCTCCTAACCCTTCATCTCAACACTTGATAAAAGgatctggaaaggaaaatgtgaaatatttttttcagattttgcccACTATAGTACTGGATGGCAGACAGAGGACCTgagcctgctcccattgaagtcaatggaagttttgccacgtgggcaggattgggcccatagcaACCATCTGGACAGGGGCCAAGGGATTTAGCAGCACTGGGCAAAAATGCCCTGCCATCATGTTAATAggaagcagatttaaaacaacaaaaggaagtattttttcacacaatgcacagtcaacttgtggaactccttgccagatgatgttgtgaaagccaagactataacagggtttaaaaaagaacaaaataaattcatggaggatggacagggatgatgTCTCTAGCCAGGAtcgacagggatggtgtccctagcctctgtttgccagaagctgggaatgggtgacaggggatggctcacttgatcagggccagctttagcaagtgcggggcccgattcctggggcttgtactcactgggcggtgCTCCccagtcttcggtggcacttcagattgccggccaggggagcggggccgtGGGGCTTGCCACGCTCCGGCCGGGGTCGTGGGGCCCTTGCTGGGGTCGTGGGACTGCCGCGCTCTGGCCAGGGTCACGGGGCCGCCTTGCTCcagccggagctccagccaggagagtggggccgcggggcttgcagtgctccggccggagctccagccaggagagcggGGCTGCCAAAGACCCCAGAACAGACCGCTGCCGGggtgaataaaaaaaatttaaaaggcgcctaaggcgcggggccccCCTTAGGCATggggcccgattccagggaatcaggcgaatcggcctaaagctggccctgcacttgatgattgcctgttctgttcattccctctggggcacctggcgttggtcactgtcggcagacaggatactgggctagatggacctttggtctgacccaatatggccgttcttatgttcttatcaacaGGAGAATATGAACTGGTTTTGTTAATGATGTTTTAACCTGACAGTgagagaaggggaacaaaacCTCTAGAGGAAATGTGACTGGAAGACACAACCATCAAATGAGAAGGCTCTTCCACCATAGCAAGAATGACACACCATTGACAGTCCATGTACCCAAACACCTGCTCCcct
The nucleotide sequence above comes from Trachemys scripta elegans isolate TJP31775 chromosome 3, CAS_Tse_1.0, whole genome shotgun sequence. Encoded proteins:
- the SSTR4 gene encoding somatostatin receptor type 4, translated to MSTDASHLPAGSQEASGALWTPSSWMASDVPPNASTSLAQPDQWQRVEEWGGTTGEIAGTVAIQCIYALVCLLGLLGNSLVIFVILRYAKMKTATNIYLLNLAIADELLMLSIPFVATSAALHHWPFGRALCRTVLGVDGLNMFTSVFCLTVLSLDRYIAVVHPLRAATYRRPRVAKMVNGGVWLLSLLVASPIPIFAGTAATHDGRAVACNLLWPSPAWSAAFVVYTTLLGFLLPVLAMGFCYLLIVGKMRAVAQRVGWQQRRRSEGKLTRLVLIVVAMFVVCWMPFYVVQLVNLLLPGHLDATVNNASLILSYSNSCANPILYGFLSENFRHSFHGVLRRCCDASFCCCCHPDLGAAEEEEEEEPLDYCAIPKGEETSKGCMCPSLHCQREPVHPEPCCTPGTLLAKTTTF